In Cicer arietinum cultivar CDC Frontier isolate Library 1 unplaced genomic scaffold, Cicar.CDCFrontier_v2.0 Ca_scaffold_5835_v2.0, whole genome shotgun sequence, the sequence GATATCAAGGATCACATTGACGAGTTTATAAATGCTTCTATGGATGAACACAAAATCTGCTTTCAGAAAACAATTAAAAAGGTTTGTTGTACTTTGTACCTAAGATATCTCGTTAAAATTTATTTGCACCTCATGCTTTGTCATTTGCTGATATAGTGTGGTTTTTCGGATTGATTTCAGATGTTCGGTTTGTCTAAGGTAGTTGCTGAAGCAAACTCCAAGGCTGCAAAAGAAGTTGAAAGTTCTTTGCCTCTTCAGACagttttaaaagattaaatttattatttttgaacgACTAGGTTTAGCCGAGGTATGTGGCATTATTGTTATTTCTCCAAAGAAATGGATAACTCTCACTAGTTCAAATAAACAAAACGTAGA encodes:
- the LOC101500197 gene encoding uncharacterized protein; this translates as MVTQKSQAEKPSSSAAVATSCRKKKHEEAEFLEDIKDHIDEFINASMDEHKICFQKTIKKMFGLSKVVAEANSKAAKEVESSLPLQTVLKD